CTTGGTTCTCATCAGCCTGTTTCAGCTGACTCTACTTCGTAAGAAGTTGGCACAAGTGAGATCATGGGTCAAACAACAGAAAGATGGTTAATGGTCTGTATTCAATAATCAGTGACAGAAAACTTTATGGTCGTTGTGAGAAAAATCAGTACAAGTGAGATCATGAGACCAAACAACAGGAAGATGAATAAGGATAAGTAATCAGTAATACGCGACAGAAACCTTCAAAGAGCATAATGGTAACTTCACAAAGGGACAATTCTatctaaaatagaaaagaggaaaaaaagaatgtaaCACCAACTACAGGCATACCAAAAGAAACTGCAGCATCTTCACACAATGACAATGTgcaaaaaggagaagaaaaaaagtcaacATAAGCATATGTCAACTGGCATAAAACATGTACATCCACAACTAAGTAAGAAGTCTGAGGTTTGAATCTCCCACcccaaatattattttttttaaaacatgaaaaaaaaatgatgtttctcagtttaaaatattcatactAAGTACTGCAATTTGAGCAAGGTACGAGTAACCATGTTTCCCAGGATGAGATGgttaatatataatgttataCTTTAAATTACACAAAGAAAAGAGTTATCATAATTCAGACAAAAATCTATTGGAAATGAAGTTTACTGAAGTGACACTGATGAAGTACTGTAATCACAGCATTTCGAGACTGTTGAATAAGATATTTCTAACCAAAAAACACGAAAAAGACAAGTAATCATGCATGGCAGGGGAAGAAGAGAGACAGAGTCAGATATGAATTAGTTACTAATATAGTCATTATGTGCCACAtgtcaaaaaagaaaagacaaatgTTCAACTGCAAACTGAGCCAATGGTATATATAAGGAGTAATGAACAAACCAATGTAGTGCTTCCACTCTGAAAATATGATGACTGTCTATTCCAACTTCCCTTGGCCTCTATACGAGCATCATGTAGAAATAGCCCATCAGCAGAAGCATCCTTTTGGAGCAAATTTGGTAACGTCAAAGAAATGCTAAAAAAGTTTTGCCAGCATTTACTACTTTTCTGAACTAAAACGGGATTGTATGAATGTGAATCAGCTTTTAGAATATCTACGCCAACCAGGTAAGTTGGAGGAGTCATAAGGTCTTCATACTTGAAGACTTTTGTTTCATCTGAAGAAAACAATAGTCCATTGCAAGAATCTGcaaaagatgaagatgaaaaaaaatacaaaatgcaACCATGCAATTAAGAAAACATCAGACTATCATACCAGAATAGTTGCTCTGGCTATCCTGACATGGCCTCCTATTGGATAAAGAGGAGTCCTTCACGTGTTGCCAAGGACATTCGTCATTGTTGCATTTTCCACGGAGTTCATACATGCAAAGTGGCCAAGATGGATCAATGGAAAGATCATCAGTATAAGAGCCATCACTCTGAAACATACAACTGACAGTATCAGGTACATGGTTCTCTTCTAATTTTCTCCAGTGGATTCTATCTACTTCTAGCAAATCCCCTTCCTCAGGCAAACCAAGATTAGAGAGACTCTCTCGGGTTTTACTGAGCAAGACTTCTGTACTAACTGAAGAGACGGCCTTCATATGTTGCAAAACACTGTTCAAAGTCAGAGGTGCATAACTAAAATAAGAGCAAGGACCTTCTCTATTGGATGATTCATTGACATCAGAGTCTGCAACGTCATGAGTTTCTAATGGAAAGTTCTCAAAATTACAATGGCTACGGATGTCATCTGGGGTCTTGCATCTGTCTGTGCCTGCATTAGGaactaaatttagaaaaataaactataaattgggttagggttttcaggaagggaggagagagaagaaagaatctCCCCATTTAGGATTTCCCATACACAtgagagaaaattaaattatcaaaatcgATAATCGAAAAAGATGTAATACCCAGATTGTTAATAGCCGACCCAGTTTAACTAATAAGCATAATTCCCTATATTTTTCCACTTCAAAGACGACAACATCTAAAACCAGCCTTTAGGTAAGGACCTTGGGTGACGATCATTAGTAGGTAGAAAGTTTTCACCGAAAATAACATGGAGAAAAGGGGTGCCATTGAAAAGGTGtcgttaaaagaaaatataggtTACTAGAAATCAAAGCAAGAACCAAAAGAACCATAATAACATAAAGATAAATTTGACTGCTGGAATGTGCAATCGTAATCTACATCCTACATGCCTGTAAGATCATATATGATGAAGACCGAGAAATCTCATTTCTAAAGATAAAATTACCTCCAAAACCAAACTTTTGATCTCTCTTTCCTGATAATAAAGCACTCTTGGTCTTGTCAATGTCATTTCCAACTGCTTGTCTTACTGTAGGTTCTGTATAATTTTGCTGAGTTTTATCATCTCTGGCATCTTTTTCAGCCCCCTTTTCCACTGAAGTCTGAATGTTATGGCATGGATTACAAGTCTGTGACGAATTTCTTGTTCCTAGACGTGCAAATAGTTCAGACCTTAATTTTGCTTCAAGACGCAAAGAATCCTCAGTGTTATCATCATAGTGGTTTTTCTTCGACATATTGCATGCCTCCATTTGATCATCTTCAAAGCGTTTCTTTCCTATGTAGCATTCATCATACGAATCAATCATTTCATGGTCAGAATGAAATGACTCTTCATCTCCATCCACTGAAGCGTTTGGCTCAATGGATGGGGAGCAAATTCTGTCTGCAATATTCTTGCCCTTAGAAGGGACTGGATTCAATGTAATACCACATAAGTCAGAACAGGATTCAGGCTCAGACCCCAAATTTTGTCTATTTTCATGCAGGATCGAAGTATTGATGGGACTAGCATTTTCATGTTGCATATTTAAGTCATTCCGTAGCTGAGTAAAACTGTTATATTCAGAATGCTTCTGATACAAAGGAGAAGctctattttcatttccaGACATACTATTTGAGTGATCCACAccaattttcatgttttcttgCTCTCTTGAGGAACTAACTAAACCAGGATTATTCATGCAAAATGAGTGAAAATGAGCTGAGAATAGCTCTCTCTTGTGATAAAGATCAAGACATCTAGAGTTAGCCTCAATCAAAGCCCTTTGAGCTCtagaataaattttgaaagcatttctttcttcaacttcaCATCTGCGCCTGAAATCTTGTGCTTCTTCCAGATCCTTGTCTAGCGACTCCTCCATTTCAAATAGTGATTCGAGATCAACATTGCTGAAGCCCAAGCAACTTGAAGGATTACCAAACGCAGTCCCAGTGCTTTTACTGTTGATCAACGACTGCAATAGAAATAAATTCAGAGGGAGGTCAtgtaactaaaaataaaaggggaggaaaaagaaaactaaaaatgttACAGTTGGGCTTGAAGATAAACCTTAAAGAAATTACTGAATGACTCTGGTATCTTGACATTGGATGCTGATTGAGGGCATGTTCCTTCAGAAAAATTTGCAGTTGAGGCAGATTGTTGAAGGCCATCATTTGGACTGTGAAACTCACTATTATCCTGTtgatacaaatatttaaattatgctTCAAGGGGAGAGGAGGAAAAACTACGTATTATAAACAGGGAAATAATTTGGAAGAGAAGTTCATTCAcgtaaacaaaaaatttattatcttATATGACATGGAATCTGATCATTCAGTGATAACGGGAAAATAATTTGGAAGAGAAGTTCATtcacataaacaaaaaaattagtatCTTCTAAATATGACAAGGAATCTGATCATCCATTGTCAATAACACTGATGTAGTTCAAGTAATTTTCACCTtgaatttcacaattttagGAGATTCCACAGATAGTATAGTCAAACATAAAACAATGGAAGTTAATCAAAGGTTTAATGGAGCAACTTCTGAATTTTCTGGGTAGTATAATGAATTTTAGCAATGTGATAAAAATACATCAATGTGAAAAACATCAAATCACATGTACAACTATTGACTTACAAACAGAGTTTGGACATTGGATGCAGTATTTGGGAGAACCGAAGCTTGACCCAAGACAACAAGAGGGTGAGGATCCACCTGCTTACTAATCCAATCTGATTGATTGCCATTAGCAACAATGTCAGTACCTGCAAAGCAATATACAAACAAGTTGGGCAGGCACCCCATAGATTAGCAAGATGGCGCCAACTGTAAgatctaaattttcaatttagtatGAACATATTATTCACCATCATGTACTTTGCCAAGGTCACTTCCAGGTGATGGTGAAGCAGCCACATGCTTGATATCTTCCTTCTTCTGCTTCAACGCATTGGACTCACCTCTATTCATAGAATTCCCTTTTTGGTTATAAGTGACTTTAATGTTCTGTGTCTCTTCTCCAGGCTCTTGTGGCCGAAAAACAGATTTTACAGCATTTGTTGCACGTAGATGCTGCCCACTTAAACTCAGCTTGGTAGAATAAGAACCAATGGTTTTCATGCGCTTTGCATCTGGTTGTGTAGGCCCTGATGGAGGAAACTGAGAGATGGTAGCATTCCCTTTCCTACCTAAAtcagattttgaatttgtgaCAATATAACCCTGGTTTGTAGCTGAAATGATCTCCTTGTTCTGTTGGGCAGACTTGAGCTTCAGTTTGCTTTCCCAAATGGCTATCTGCTCCCGCAAATCCTGCAGCTTACTACTCTTTAAATTCATTCCTTGATCATTTCGATGCCCTTGACTCGGTAGGTTTCCACTGAAAGCTCTGATTCTAGATCCTTGTTCAACCAACGAGGGCCCTGCAGCACCCTTGGAACATGCTCTCCGAGTCATTGTCTTAGAAGTGATAAATGATTGActtgaagaaaatttgtttgcCACTACTTTGTTCCTTGTCATACTGCGTAACTTATTCGATTTATCAAGTAATGAAGTTGGAGGCATAAAATGTCCAACAGCATTACTACgagattttgaagttttttctttactGCGTTCATCCATGTCACTGCCACTATCATCTGAGAAGCTTATCACAAGATTTGCATTGGCATCTCTGGAAGCAACCCAAGGAGTAATAGCTTTATGTACAATTTGATCATTATCACATATCTTCTGAGCAGTAGTTTGTATGGATGTTTTTGGGCAAACATCAGCAGAAACTGAAAATGTATTTCCAGAAACAGCCTTCTCTGTCAGTGGCAGATATTGTACATcataaaatactattaaaacaaaaccacCAAAAAAATTAGTGCACtgctaaaatttatttataatggCAACAATTAGAGAACCCCATCAAAAGTCCAGAGTAACAGGAAAACTTTAAGCATTGGACCTTAATTGCagtaaatattcataaaagaTGAGAGTTACAAAGAGGCGCAGCTAGTGTGACTTTTCAGCACTTGATTGTACACACTTCACTTTTAGTAAAGCTGAAGAGTATTTCGGCAAGGTTACCTAAATCCATGTAACCGCCACAGATAATCATGCATTTCAGCACTTGAAGGAAAAGTGATTTGTACACACTTCACCTTTAGTAAAGCTGAAGAGTATTTCGGCAAGGTTACCTAAATCCATGTAACCGCCACAGATTATCATGCATCCAGGTATCCAGTGTCCTTGGTTTCATAATATGACTAAACACTACACTACATTCAACGAGATTATATTGCAGGTATGTCAAAAACTTCATAATGATAATAACATAAAAGGAACTTTTAGATGCCGTCTCCGATTTCAAAGTGAGAAGGGAGTGTTAATGAACTTATACGCaatgtactaaaaaaaagCCAGTGTCGCATCCATAAGCGCGGCATTACTTACCCGCCTGGATCCCTGCGTTACATTTATTCTTCGGAGGAAGAATGGATGATATTGGTGATGTGACCGAAGCAGGCATAGCAGAACGAACATGATGAACCtgagaagtaaaaaaaagtcCTCAAAGGCCGTACGAAACTACAACTAAGACAACAATATCTTGACTACAGAGGAACCCAGTGAATCACGGTGAATCAGAAAACCTATTTCAGATACCGAACAGCCGTGCCAGAGAACAAAACCAATTCACAAGCCCAAAGTGATATCCAATTGCAATCAGCAAGACACGACTAAAACCTTTAAACCCTACCGCGTAGAGCAAACTTTTGAGCTTCTAAGTATTACAGCTTCTCTCTATTATATACAACCAAGAATCAAGATAAACACAAACTTAGAACTCCAATTAGTATTATAGCCTATCAAGCTAGGGGGAGCCTTCATttccaaagaaaaacagaggtaGAGAGAAAATCGTAACCTCCAGgtccaaagaaaaacaaaggcAGAAGGAAAATTTGTAACGAATGTATGATCATTCTCAGCATCGAAGAGGAACACATGGAGAGGGCATGAGAAGTAgatgattaagaaaaacaTACGAGAAGCGGAAGGAGAAgattgaggaagaagaagaagaagaaagtacGCCATGTGTTTGTGTGTCGTTGTCGGAGGAAGAtacttctccttcttctctggaaTTGGAGGTTTTGCTTCTGGTAGGTTTCAGATTTGACTCCATGGCTTTGACGGTGAGCTCCTCGGCATCGTTCTTCTCCATCCTCCCGCTCAGTGACAGggagattgaagaagaagcgGTCTAAGGAAACGGAAGTTTGAGGACGAAGGTGGGCGAAAGGGTTTGTTTGGATACGCGAATAGAGAATCGACACGGCGGACTGGAGGTGAGGCAGTCATTACTTTTACGTAAATGCCCTCGCTTTGACTATTAAATTACGTCAGTGCCACTGTCACGTGGCTCGCTGGTCCGTCCCCTCTGACCTGTTTTCATTTATCTCGATGGATTCTCCCCGAAATGACGATAAATACACTCTagctttctttttatatttttaaaaatttctaaaataatttctcttttagtttcaagttaattttattaaataaaaattataatatttatgtaaaaaaaaaatatatagttaatattttttttttaagaaaatttaatgttttcttttttaacgaGGACATTACTCTAATatcatgctaaaaaaacaagactctccaaaatgatataatattgtctactttgaaccTAAACTCTTtcgactttgctttgggctcccCCTCGTATCAATTAagagagtattatttaattataaactcatgatcattctctaaattagtcggcactttcatcatccaacattgTGAACTGAACATCATTGCCTTCTTGCATGCGCGatcaaagtttaaaaaaaaaaaccgtcCATAATTGGTTTGAACAAGGTCTAACTTCTTTAAAATACTAggatgaaataaaatacattaaaattttgaatttaggctgttaagttttaatataattcataTTGAATTGGAAGTCCCAAGGTTACTATTGTCATtataactataattttttattattattattattattatttatttttttttttttgttaagtaATGGCTTAAGAATTGTGCGACAGGTCGGAAGCGAGAAACCGCAATCGGATATGGTCACGGCTGAAAACCAAATTCGCGGGTAGCTAGTTACTGGCTCACTGCCAAGCGAAGCTACAAGCAGAGACAGCCCTCTGCTACTCGGGAAATCGAAAAAATGGCCGCAAGAATAAACACCTCCATACAAAATTCTCTCTGGCTCTTAAACCCTTTGCAGAATTCTCGCAATCTCAAAGCTACCCATTTTAGAACCCGCTTCAAATTCTATCAAAATCTGCTATCGGCCCcgtcttcttgttcttcttcttcttcaaaacgCGCCTTATTCTGTTCCTCTGCGAGCAATTTCAATTCCCATGATGGCGGAGCCGCAACAGACCCGTTTGTCATCACAACACCACTTTATTATGTTAATGCTGCCCCTCATATGGGGAGTGCTTATACCACCATTGCTGCCGATGCCATTGCGCGGTTTCAGGttcctttttccctttattCAGAATCTCCATACTTGTAGTTCTTGTTGGTTGTTCGTTTAGTTAGTGCTTTGGTAACTAGTGGGGCATCTGTTTAATGCTTGATTTGAATGAGCTATGAGTAATTGTTGCTCTTATCGATTATTGGGTGTTCTTTGGTCGGCACTTTGTAGCTGAAATTGAAGATGTTGTTATCATACTTGCCTTCTCCATCTGTTTTCTTTGTATGCTCATATGTAGTCCAGTCAATGTCTGTCAATGTCTGAGAGCAAGATcgtttatgtgagatcccacattggttggagagaagaacgaagcattctttataagagtgtgaaaacctctcattagtagacgctttttaaaaaccttgagaggaagcccgaaagggaaaatttcaaagaggacaatatctgctgatGGTGGGCTtagaccattacaaatggtatcacaGCCAGATAATGGGAAATGTACCAGCAAGGAGGTTGAGCcttaaagggggtggacatgaagcggtgtgccagcaacaACGCTGGCccctaaaggggggtggattgtgagatctcacatcggttggggatgagaacgaagcattctttataagagtgtgaaaacctctccttagaagacgcgttttaaaaaccttgaggggaaaccccgaaaggaaaaattccaaaaaggacaatatctgctagtggtgggcttgggccgttacggTTTAGGGATTCGGGGATTCAGTTTACACACTTCTCTCTTTCTGATACCTGCTGTTTTAGTTtgttaatatttgaattttggaatACAATTTTACCATCAATGGCTCCTCAATGAACTTAAAATTTCAACCCCTTGTGTCAAATATAATAACAGAGGCTGCTAGGAAAGAAAGTCATCTTCATTACTGGCACAGACGAGCACGGGGAGAAGATTGCCACGGCTGCTGCTGCTCAGGGTTCGGGTCCAAGCGAACATTGTGACAACATTTCAGAGGCATACAAAACACTCTGGAAAGATGTAATCCAAACACATTCCATGCTTTTCTTCTCAGTTTGCTGTAATTAGTTTATCAAATACTTAACATTATTCattatatcttatttttttccttctggTTTCCTCCCTTTGCAGCTAGATATAGCTTATGATAAGTTCATTCGGACAACTGATCCTAAACACGAGACCATTGTAAAGGAATTTTACTCGAACGTTCTTGCCAACGGAGACATCTATAGAGCTGATTATGAGGGACTTTATTGTGTCAATTGTGAGGAATACAAGGTGttctttcttgtctttctCCTTCTACCCATTTGAAAACTCTGTATTTCGAATCATACGGTATTCACACGTCAAATTTCATGTTTACGATTAACAATTATTCTCTCCTcaattatgataaaatatCGATCGATCATCGCTTTTCCAATAGTCTGCATTAGTTCTCTTACATTTATAAGCACATTCATTTCTGGCCCCGCAGGATGAAAAAGAACTTCTTGCTGACAACTGTTGTCCTATACACCTGAAGCCCTGTGCTTCAAGGAAAGAAGACAATTACTTTTTTGCATTGTCAAAATACCAGAGATTGCTTGAAGAAACTTTAACACAGAATCCGGGGTTTGTGCAGCCTGCCTTCCGTTTGAACGAGGTGACTATAGGCGATTTTTCTACGCTTGTGTGTGAAATTTACTATTCGTCTTCCATTATAAGTATTGCATTAGATACTATCTAGCTATTGACATTCTAGATTCTCCATTACCAATAAAGCTATAAATGTAAGTCTCGTAAACGCTCGTCATATCTCGTTGATCTAATTTGATATTGTATTTATAtagccattttttttctcgaacGACCGAATACCAATTCTATTGTTTGTTACAATTTTTTCCACCTTGCGGATCTCGAATCATCCTTCGTTTAATTCAGCACTATATCTTCCAAGGTGCAAAGTTGGATTAAAAGTGGCCTAAAGGACTTCTCTATCTCCAGAGCATCAGTTGAATGGGGCATTCCAGTTCCCAATGATCAAAAGCAAACAATTTATGTTTGGTTTGATGCATTATTAGGGTAATCTCTTCCTTATGTTCTTTGTAACCTTGTGTATTGTGACTGTCTGAACCTCTTAGTTGTTTATGTCAATTTGCAACAACTCTCCACCATTTtctaagaaaattgaaatggatGCTACAGCCATTGCCTTCAATCTTAATCATATGAGAATTCCATAATGTAGTTATATATCAGCTCTATCAGAGAACGATGAGCAACCAAATTTACAAACGGCCGTTGCTTCGGGTTGGCCTGCTTCTTTACATTTGATTGGTAAGGTAAGAGATACATTCCTGTTATTCAACCATTAATGAACTCAAAATTCTGTGTTATTGTTGTATTCTGGGGGTGCTAATGGTTGTttcccttttcattttctatctaGTTCAAGCTCGGTCGGTTGGATGCTGATCTAATGTCtttgttattcttttcttttaggaTATTTTACGTTTCCATGCAGTTTATTGGCCTGCTATGCTAATGTCTGCTGGACTAAAGCTTCCAAAGATGGTTTTTGGTCATGGGTTCTTGACGAAGGTATGTTTGGCCTCCTAAAGTTGCTACCGACAAAGGAATTTAGTTGGCGACTGTACCGGTCTAACGCCAAGGACGTAGAAGagagttaatattttattaagtcTGCAAAGACGAAACTAGTCACCGTTACGTTATGTATAATGTTAATATTGATGTATCTTGTGAATTATACTAGTCACCATTACTTTAGTCTTCTGGTTCAAGCTTCTTGGTGAATCTGGTGTATTTTGGTTCCTAAGCTTTATTTCATGCACCAACTCTTTTTGTTTTGACTTTATAGGATGGTATGAAGATGGGCAAGTCATTAGGCAATACTCTTGAACCAAATGAATTGGTTCAAAAGTTTGGCTCGGACCCCGTGCGATACTTCTTCCTTCGAGAGGTGGAATTTGGTAGTGATGGAGACTACGCTGAGGATCGTTTCATCAATATTGTCAATGCGCATCTTGCAAATACGATAGGTATATTTTAACTGGAGTCCCTATTGAACGGAAAATTACAGCCCTTTTTAATGGAGGCTTCTGTTCGACACCACGTAATTCTTGACGTTTCTTTTGCAGGAAATCTTCTTAATCGAACCCTCGGACTCCTTAAAAAGAACTGCCAATCTACTTTGGTGGTTGATTCATCTGCTGCAGCTGTAGGAAATGCTTTCAAGGAAAAAGTCGAGGAATTGGTAAGGTCGACTTGGAAATTATATTGGTATTTATTATCTGAGATGGCACGGAGTTGGCGAAATAATTCTATATCGATTTTTTCGTCGTTGAAATCTTCTCTAGGATCAATTCAGTAAATAGCTCCTCAGTCACTGAGTCCACTGTGGCGTGGATATTGTCTGTTGTGTGTCCTCTGTTTATGACTTTATGACCAATAAGTTCACGAGTATTTGCAACCGTGTCGATTTTATTAGGCTGCCTTGTAGGTTGCGAAAGCTCGGAATCATTACGAAGAGCTCTCCCTATCATCGGCTTGTGAGGCTGTGTTGGAGATTGGCAATGCTGGAAATTCCTACATGGATGAGCGAGCACCATGGTCTCTCTTCAAACAAGGTGGTGCCTCATCAGACGCAGCTGCAAAGGTTATCCAGTTCAAGAatccatttttgtttatgcGCATGATTTTCGATATGAATTTTCGATTTACGATTCCTTCCAACATTCAACAACCCCTTCTCTGAATTCGATCTGGCTCAATTATCTCAACAGGACCTTGTTCTTATACTCGAGGCGATGCGAATCATAGCCATTGCACTATCCCCAGTAACGCCACGCTTAAGCTGGAGAATATACGAGCAGCTCGGCTTCCCTGAGGACCAGTTTGCAGCTGCAACATGGGTCTTTTACTCATTTCATActtgtgttttgttcttttctgtGTTTGATATCAGCTCATTACTAGTGACTGATAATGTGACTTTTTGGGTGTAGAATGAGACGAAGTGGGGAGGGCTGAAGGCTGGTCAGGTTATGGCTCCTCCAAACCCAGTCTTTGCTAGGATTGAACAAGCCATTGTTaatggtgaagaagaagctccCAAAAAACCAGTCAAAAGCAAGAAGAAAATAGCTCAAAAAGTGGCAGAAGCCTAAACCATGCCTTCAAATTTCAAGTTCTGTCTCTCATCTtctgtttttccttctaaaaattttgttctttccataaatgaatatttacCAATTATTATATCAGACaatttattaaactaattCTCAGCCAATTTATAATGGTAAAACATTGAACAGAACATTTAAATTCGATTTGTTAAGGTTTGGCCACTACAATTtagaatattcaaattttggcCTCCATATAAGAGACCATAATGTCTGTATACCTGTATATGTAAGTGAGCTTGTACCAAGTACAATCCACATCCAAAATGGAGATTCCTTAAGAACAATATCAtggtaaaacaaaaattctgTCTGTCACTTATTCTAAATAAAGAGAACGAGGTAATAAAGAACACAACACAGCGAATCGTACGAATCTCCTCTCAAACGTGTCCATTCATCTATTGAAAATTCTTCACTCCAGCCATACGGCGTCATTTTCGGCATGATTATATTGAGCTTACAAGCTTAGTTTTTTCTTGGGACTTCGAGTCTGGTTCGGAAATCGTCCTCCATGAGAGGAAGTCCGTCCCTCAACTTGATCTTTGGCTCCCAGCTGAGAAGCTCCTTTGCTTTCGTGATGTCGGGCTTCCTTTGGCGAGGATCATCGGGTGTGTT
This genomic window from Cucurbita pepo subsp. pepo cultivar mu-cu-16 chromosome LG01, ASM280686v2, whole genome shotgun sequence contains:
- the LOC111776452 gene encoding uncharacterized protein LOC111776452 isoform X2 encodes the protein MEKNDAEELTVKAMESNLKPTRSKTSNSREEGEVSSSDNDTQTHGVHHVRSAMPASVTSPISSILPPKNKCNAGIQAVSADVCPKTSIQTTAQKICDNDQIVHKAITPWVASRDANANLVISFSDDSGSDMDERSKEKTSKSRSNAVGHFMPPTSLLDKSNKLRSMTRNKVVANKFSSSQSFITSKTMTRRACSKGAAGPSLVEQGSRIRAFSGNLPSQGHRNDQGMNLKSSKLQDLREQIAIWESKLKLKSAQQNKEIISATNQGYIVTNSKSDLGRKGNATISQFPPSGPTQPDAKRMKTIGSYSTKLSLSGQHLRATNAVKSVFRPQEPGEETQNIKVTYNQKGNSMNRGESNALKQKKEDIKHVAASPSPGSDLGKVHDGTDIVANGNQSDWISKQVDPHPLVVLGQASVLPNTASNVQTLFDNSEFHSPNDGLQQSASTANFSEGTCPQSASNVKIPESFSNFFKSLINSKSTGTAFGNPSSCLGFSNVDLESLFEMEESLDKDLEEAQDFRRRCEVEERNAFKIYSRAQRALIEANSRCLDLYHKRELFSAHFHSFCMNNPGLVSSSREQENMKIGVDHSNSMSGNENRASPLYQKHSEYNSFTQLRNDLNMQHENASPINTSILHENRQNLGSEPESCSDLCGITLNPVPSKGKNIADRICSPSIEPNASVDGDEESFHSDHEMIDSYDECYIGKKRFEDDQMEACNMSKKNHYDDNTEDSLRLEAKLRSELFARLGTRNSSQTCNPCHNIQTSVEKGAEKDARDDKTQQNYTEPTVRQAVGNDIDKTKSALLSGKRDQKFGFGGTDRCKTPDDIRSHCNFENFPLETHDVADSDVNESSNREGPCSYFSYAPLTLNSVLQHMKAVSSVSTEVLLSKTRESLSNLGLPEEGDLLEVDRIHWRKLEENHVPDTVSCMFQSDGSYTDDLSIDPSWPLCMYELRGKCNNDECPWQHVKDSSLSNRRPCQDSQSNYSDETKVFKYEDLMTPPTYLVGVDILKADSHSYNPVLVQKSSKCWQNFFSISLTLPNLLQKDASADGLFLHDARIEAKGSWNRQSSYFQSGSTTLSQLKQADENQALETALIIINQEMNSREGMKRALPILSRAIESNPKSIALWTMYLLIFYSYTTNGGKDDMFSYAVKHNEQSYELWLLYINSHMNLDARIAAYDAALSALFNNILTQMDEKCASAHILDLILQMTNCLCMSGNVEKATQKIFGLLRVAMDSDEPGSFMHSDMLTCLNISDKCIFWVCVVYLVIYRKLPHAVVQQLECEKELVEIEWPTIHLTDGEKQRASTVVKKAVDFFDSCLNNESLESQSYQKSIQMFAVNHIRCLMAFEDIGFTRNLLDKYVKRYPSCLELLLLNVWTKKHDFGETVAAFEEVIRNWPKEVPGVQCIWNQYAEYLLQNGRIKYTEELMARWFDSSSKIGSRTRTLDNSDCNSLHLLDYASGSIVHALDCSPGEVDLVFWYLNLSVHKLLLNDLLEARLAFDNALRAASSGTFKYCMREYAMFLLTDESLLNEAGSVGGIRSILEGYLSDVRAFPVPETLSRKFINDIKKPRVQLLVSNMLSPLSPDVSLVNCILEAWYGPSLLPPKFSKPKELVDFVETILEMLPSNYQLVLSVCKHLCNGNNSSQVTSASLIFWACSNLISAIFCAVPIPPEFIWVEATNILVNVKGFGAITERFHKRALSVYPFSVQLWKSYYNKCKARGDTSAVLQAVNERGIELSLPSL